In a genomic window of Variovorax paradoxus:
- a CDS encoding FKBP-type peptidyl-prolyl cis-trans isomerase: MPTTPSGLQYEDTVVGDGAEAKPGHHVHVHYTGWLYNDGVQGAKFDSSRDRNDPFAFSLGAGQVIKGWDEGVAGMKIGGQRTLIIPASLGYGARGAGGVIPPNATLKFDVELLDTH, from the coding sequence ATGCCCACCACTCCCTCCGGCCTGCAATACGAAGACACCGTCGTCGGCGACGGCGCGGAAGCCAAGCCCGGCCACCACGTGCACGTGCACTACACCGGCTGGCTCTACAACGACGGCGTGCAGGGCGCCAAGTTCGACTCGAGCCGCGACCGCAACGACCCGTTCGCCTTCTCGCTCGGCGCCGGCCAGGTCATCAAGGGCTGGGACGAAGGCGTGGCCGGCATGAAGATCGGCGGCCAGCGCACGCTGATCATCCCGGCTTCGCTGGGCTACGGTGCCCGCGGCGCCGGCGGCGTGATCCCGCCGAACGCCACGCTGAAGTTCGACGTCGAGCTGCTCGACACCCACTGA
- a CDS encoding helix-turn-helix transcriptional regulator, which produces MSSKENAAISQLLALLEARYALRVLWALRDGHAQTFRLLQDSVGGITPNTLNTRIKELREAGVVSHGGDGYSLTLSGQDLLKRLSDLQAFASKWQLGQAKKAAAQPAAALPAAAAPPAAPAPQPPAPPSPSTASTPSPSSPPPSPPSSPTPPPSAD; this is translated from the coding sequence ATGAGTTCCAAGGAAAACGCAGCCATCAGCCAGTTGCTCGCGCTGCTCGAAGCCCGCTATGCGCTGCGTGTGCTCTGGGCCCTGCGCGACGGCCATGCCCAGACCTTCCGGCTGCTGCAGGACAGCGTCGGCGGCATCACTCCCAACACCCTCAACACCCGGATCAAGGAACTGCGCGAAGCCGGCGTGGTGAGCCACGGCGGCGACGGCTACAGCCTCACGCTCAGCGGCCAGGACCTGCTCAAGCGGCTGTCCGACCTGCAGGCCTTCGCGAGCAAGTGGCAGCTCGGCCAGGCCAAGAAGGCGGCGGCGCAACCGGCCGCCGCGCTGCCCGCGGCCGCGGCGCCGCCGGCCGCGCCCGCGCCGCAACCGCCCGCGCCGCCGTCCCCTTCGACTGCTTCCACCCCCTCGCCCTCCTCGCCGCCGCCCTCCCCGCCTTCGTCGCCGACCCCGCCGCCAAGCGCGGACTGA
- the grpE gene encoding nucleotide exchange factor GrpE, producing MSDPQQSAPNSQTLQGEPSPEELEAAQAANEADALAAAQGELAALQAKNAELADQYLRAQADVQNARRRADDEISKARKFAVEAFAESLLPVTDSLEAGLAIKDATPEQIREGAEATLRQLKSALERNKVIEIAPAPGSKFDPHQHQAISVVPADQEPNTVVGVLQKGYTIAERVLRPALVTVSAPK from the coding sequence ATGTCCGATCCGCAACAATCCGCCCCGAATTCGCAAACCCTGCAAGGCGAACCCAGCCCTGAAGAGCTGGAGGCCGCGCAAGCCGCCAACGAGGCGGACGCACTGGCCGCGGCCCAGGGCGAGCTCGCCGCCCTGCAGGCCAAGAACGCCGAACTGGCCGACCAGTACCTGCGCGCGCAGGCCGATGTGCAGAACGCCCGCCGCCGCGCCGACGACGAAATTTCCAAGGCCCGCAAGTTCGCGGTCGAAGCCTTCGCCGAGAGCCTGCTGCCGGTGACCGACAGCCTCGAGGCCGGTCTCGCCATCAAGGACGCCACCCCCGAGCAGATCCGCGAAGGCGCCGAAGCCACCCTGCGCCAGCTCAAGAGCGCGCTCGAGCGCAACAAGGTGATCGAGATCGCGCCGGCCCCCGGCAGCAAGTTCGATCCGCACCAGCACCAGGCGATCTCGGTGGTGCCCGCCGACCAGGAACCGAACACCGTGGTGGGCGTGCTGCAGAAGGGCTACACCATCGCCGAGCGCGTGCTGCGCCCCGCGCTGGTCACCGTCAGCGCCCCGAAGTAA